The Streptomyces tendae DNA segment GCACGGTGACGTCCAGCGCGGTGGTGGGCTCGTCGGCGATGAGGACGCGGGGGCGGGCCACCAGCGCCGTCGCGATCATCACGCGCTGGCGCAGGCCGCCGGAGAGTTCGTGCGGGTACTGGCGGTAGCGCAGGGCCGGGTCGGGGATGCCGACCTCGTCGAGTGCCGCCAGTGCGGCCCCCTTGGCCTCGGCGCGGGAGATGCCGGTGTGGTGCCGGAGAACCTCGGCCACCTGGGCGCCGACGCGCTGGAGCGGGTCGAGGCAGGTCATCGGGTCCTGGAAGACCATGGCGATGTCGCGGCCGCGGACCTTGCCGAGTTCCTTCTCGGAGAGTTTCAGCAGGTCCCGTCCGTCGAAGCGGATCTCGCCGCTCGGGTAGACGCACGGCGGGCTCGGGTTGAGACGCAGGACGGACAGCGCGGTGGCGCTCTTGCCGCTGCCGGACTCGCCCACGACGGCGAGGGTTTCGCCGGCGCGGACGTGCAGGGAGACGTCCTGGACGGCGTGGACGACGGACGTCTCCAGCCGGAAGTCGACGCTGAGTCCGTCGATCTCCAGCAGCGGCTCGTCCTTGGCCGGACGCCGGGACGGGTCGGTCGGGGTGCGGTCGTTGGTCATCGGCGGTAGGCCTTCGGGTCCGCGACGTCCCGCAGGGCGTCGCCGGTGATGTTGATGGTGAGGGAGGTCAGCATCAGTGCGATGCCGGGGAAGACGGCGACCCACCAGGAGGTGCCGAGGTAGAGCTGGCCGTCGGCGAGCATGCCGCCCCAGGTGACGGTCTCCTTGGGGACGCCCAGGCCGAGGTAGCTGAGGGAGGCCTCGGCGACGATGGCGGCGGCGACGTGCAGTGTGCCGATGGTGGCCAGCGGTGCCATGACGTTGGGCAGCAGGTGGCGGCGCATGATGGTGACGTCGGTGACGCCGATCGCGCGGGCCTCGGTGACGAAGTCGCGGGTGCGCAGCGACATCACCTCGGAGCGCACGACGCGGGCGTAGGAGACCCAGCCGGTGAAGCCGAGGACCAGGATCACCATCCACAGTCCCGAGCCGAGGAAGCCTACGACGGCGAGCGCCAGCAGGAGGGAGGGGAAGGCGAGTTGGACGTCGGCGAGCCGCATGAGGGTGCGGTCCGCCCAGCCGCCGAAGTAGCCGGAGGCGAGGCCCACGGCCGTACCCACGACGCCGGCGAGCAAGGCCGCTCCGGCGCCGACGAGCAGGGAGACACGGGCGCCGTGGACGACGCGCGAGAGCATGTCGCGGCCGAGCTGGTCGGTGCCCAGGAGGTGGGCGCTGCTGCCGCCGTCCTGCCAGGCGGGGGGCCGCAGTCGCAGGAGGAGGTTCTGCGTGCTGGGGTCGTAGGGGGCGATCAGCGGCGCGAACAGGGCGGCGACGATCAGCAGGAGCAGTACGGCGAGGGCCACGACGGCCCGTTTGTCGCGCAGCAGTGCCCGCAGGGCGACGGCCCGGGAGCCGGACCGGCCGGACGGAGTCTTCGCCGTGGCCCGGTCGGGCGCGGCGGGGGTCATGACGGTCATCGTGACGTCCTCACCCTCGGGTCGAGGAAGCTGTAGGAGAGGTCGACGAGCAGGTTCACCACGACGAAGGTGGCGGCGAAGAACAGGACGGTGGCCTGGACGAGCGGGAAGTCGCGGTTGGAGATCGCCTCGACGGTCAGCTGGCCCACTCCGGGCCAGGAGAAGACCCGTTCGGTGAGGATGGCTCCGCCGAGCAGGTTGCCGACCTCCAGGCCGACGACGGTCACCACCGGCAGTGAGGCGTTGCGTACTCCGTGCCGGAGCACCACCTGCAGCGGCCCGAATCCCTTGGCGCGGGCGCTGCGGATGTGGTCGGAGGACAGGACGTCGATCAGTGAGGAGCGCAGGAGGCGGGCCACGACGGCGACGGAGTACACGGCGAGGGTGACGGCGGGCAGGATCAGGTGGGCGAACGTGCCGTATCCGGAGGCGGGCAGGGCGCGCAGCCAGACGGCGAAGACCAGGATGAGCAGGATGCCCACCCAGAACGGCGGGGTGGACTGGCCGAGCAGGACGCCGGTCATCACGGTGTGGTCGGTTCCCCGGCCGCGGCGCATGGCGGCGAGGATGCCCGCCGGGACGGCGATGACGAGGGTCAACGCGAGGGCGGCGGCGGCCAGTTCGACGGTGGCCGGCAGCCGGTCGGCGAGTATCTCGCTCACCGGCTGCCCGTACACGAGGGAGTCACCGAAGTCGAGGTGCAGCAGTCCCCAGAGGTAGTCGAGGTACTGGGTGAGCAGGGACTGGTCCAGGCCCAGGGAGTGGCGCAGCACCTGCTCCTGTTCGGCCGTGGCGTCGGGCGGCAGCAGGATCTTCACGGGGTCGCCGGACAGGCGGACGAGGAAGAACGCGACGGTCGCCGTGCACAGCAGCACGAACAGGGCGGTGGCCAGACGTTTGAGCACCGCCCGCAGCAGTCCCGTCCGGTCCGGGCGGTGGGCGGTGGTGGCCGCCGGTGTGGGTGGTGTGTCGAGGGTGAGGGTGCTCACCGGGTCACCTCCGCGCTCTCCATGGCGAGGACGCCGGCGGCTCCCGGGGTCCAGCGGGGCCGGTCGTTGCGGGCGAAGATGTTGTCGGTCTGGTAGAGGAAGACGAAGGGTGCTTCCCTGCGCATGAGCCGTTGCAGGTCCGAGAAGGCCGCCTTGCGCCGCGCCGGGTCCTCGGAGAGTTCCTCGACGTCGATGAGGCGGTCGGCCTCCGCCGAGTGCCAGCGGCTCTGCCGCCGGTCGCTGCGCACGTTGGACTGGACGATGGACGCGCCGTCCATCGTCCACACGGTGCTGGCGGCGAGGTAGACGGGGCCGAGCGCCCCCCGGTTGTCGGAGGTGAGCCGCGCGGAGTAGGTGCCGGGGTCGAGCAGGTTGACGCGGGCGTCCACTCCGGCCCTGGCGAGCAGTCCGGACAGGGCCTCGGCGACGTTGGCGTCCACGTTGGAGGCGGTGAGCGTGGTGGAGAAGCCGTGGGGGTGACCGGCTTCGGCGAGGAGCCTGCGTGCGGTGTCGACCGAGCGTGTGAAGGGCTTGACGGTGGGGTCGAAGCCGAAGGATCCGCGGGGGACGAGTGCGGGGGTCTCCGTGGCCTTGCCGCCGAGTACGGCCTTGATGAGCAGCGGGACATCGATCGCGTGGTTGAGTGCCTGGCGTACCCGGCGGTCCTGGAGGGGGCCGCGTTCGAGGGTGTTCAGGGACAGGTAGGCGGTGCGGATGCCCGTGTGTCCGTCGATGGTGATGCCTCCGTAGCCGTCGAGCTGCTGGGCGGCGTCCGGGGTGAGTCCGGCCACGAGGTCGACGCCGCCGCTCTGCAGCGCGGCCAGGGAGGACGAGGCGTTGGGTGCCGGGCTGAAGACGAGGCCGTCGACGGCCGGGCGGCCGTTCCAGTGGCCGGCGTGGGCGCGCATCCGCAGTTCGTGGTCGCGCTGCCAGCTCGTGAAGGTGAAGGGACCGGTGCCGACGGGGTGGTCGGCGAAGGCGGCGTCGCCCACCTCGGCGAGGTGCCGGGGCGGCACCACGACGCCCCCGAACAGCGAGAGTTTGGCGGGCAGGATGGGGTCGTGCACGGTGGTGTGGATGTCGACGGTGAGCCGGTCGACGACGGTGACGCCCTCGACGAAGCGCAGTTCGACGATCGGTGACTTGGTCGCGGGGTCGAGCAGGCGCTCGATGCTGGAGGCCACGGCACGCGCGTCGCACACCTCACCGTTGTGGAAGGTCACCCCGGGGCGGAGGACGAAGCGCCAGGTCCGGGCGTCGGTGGCCTTCCAGGAGAGGGCGAGCCTCGGGTGCAGCCGGTTGTCGGGGCCGCGGGTGGTGAGGGTGTCGAACATGTTGATCAGGACGTTCATCGACACCATGTCGCCCTGCTTGTGCGGGTCCAGCGTCTTCGGATCGCCCGGCTGGGAGACCCGCAGGACGTTGCCGGCCCGGTCCGCGGCGGCCGTCGTGCCGCACGCGCTCAGGAGCGCCGGGGCGCTGAGGGCCCCGAGCAGCAGACCACCGGTCCGCAGGACGTGGCGTCGGCTGGGACGGCTGCGGTCCATCGTGCGCCCCTGAAGAATTCGTTCCATTGAACAACACCTCCGTTCCGTCAGATGGAATGCGGTTGGGTTAAGCTAAGCGACATGGTGAAAGCGGTCAACACCCGGTCGGGCGACCAGGAACTCGTGAAGGGCCCCGTCGACAAGGCGATGGAGGTGCTCGAAGCGCTCGTCCAGCCCGGCGGTCCCCACCGGTTGGGGGAGATCGCGCGCCGCACCGGGCTGACGAAGCCCACCGTCCACCGGCATCTGCGGACGATGGCCGAGCACGGCTTCGCGGAGCCCGCCGAGGGCGGCAGTTACCGCCCGGGCCCCCGGCTGCTGGGCCTGGCGGCGGCGGCCCTGAGCGACAGCCGGGTCCTGGAACTCACCAGGCCCGTCCTCGCCGATCTGCGCCTGCGCACCGGCCATGTCGCGTTCTACGCGGCGCGACACGGGAGCGACGCCGTGTACCTGGAGCTGTCGGAGCCGGCCCGCGAGTACCGGATGAGCACCCGGCCCGGTCACCGCTCACCCCTGCACGCCTGCGGTGTCGGGCTCGCCATCCTCTCCGTGATGCCGGCCGGGGAGAGCGCGGCGGTCGTCGACGCACCGGATCTGGAGGCGCGCACCCACAACACCCTCACCGACCCGGCCGCGCTCCGGGCGGAGCTGGCCCGGGCCGCGCTGCGTGGTTACGCGGTGGACGACGAGTACGACGAGCCGGACGTGCGGTCGGTGGCGGCCCCCGTGCTGGACGCCGAGGGCCGGCCCGTGGGCGCGATCGGCGTCGCCGGACTGTCCTTCACCCTCGACCCCGGCAGTGTGGAGGTCTTCGGCCCCATGGTGCGGGCCGCCGCGCGCACGGTGTCCGCCGGGCTCGGCGCCCGAACCCCCGCACTCGGCGTCGTGGACCCGACAACCGGAGGCGAGGGGGCATGAGCACCCTGACCGAACTGCTCGCGGAGGGACGGCGGGAGCGGGTCTACTCCGGTGCCGCCTGGTCCGTCGGGCACGCGCACGGCCCGCTGGACCGGGGCTGGACCGGCAGCCGCAGCTGGGACGGGCCGCCTCTGGACGGCGACGACGTGTGGGACCTCGCCTCGGTGACCAAGCCGATCGCCGGACTCGCGGTCATGGCCCTCGCCGAGCGTGGCGCCCTCGGGCTGGACGACACCGTGGGCACGTACCTTCCCGGCTACCGGGGCGGTGACAAAGCGGATCTGACCGTACGTCAACTCCTCACGCACACCTCGGGGATCCCCGGGCAGGTGCCGCTGTACCGGGACCATCCCACCCGTGCGGCGCTGCTGGACGCGGTGCGTCTGTTGCCGCTGACCGCTGCCCCCGGCACCCGTGTCCAGTACTCCTCGCAGGGGTTCATCATCCTCGGTCTCGTCGCCGAGGCGGCCACCGGGCAACCGCTGGACGAGCTGGTGGAACGGCTTGTGTGCGCCCCGCTCGGCATGCGTGACACCGTCTTCCGGCCGGACGCCGGCCGCCGGGCCCGGGCGGTGGCCACCGAGGACTGCCCCTGGCGCCGCCGCCTGGTCGTGGGCGAGGTCCACGACGAGAACGCGGTCGTGCTCGGCGGGGTCGGCGCTCACGCGGGCCTGTTCTCGACGCTGGCGGACATGGAGCGCCTCGGCGCCGCCCTCGCCGCCGGCGGCCGGGACCTGCTGCGCCCCGGGACGCTCGCCCTGATGACGGCCCCGCACACGGACGGCCTGGCGCTGCGGCGCGCCCTGGCCTGGCAGGGCCGCGACCCGGTCGACTCCCCCGCGGGAGAGGTGTTCGGCCCGGACTCCTACGGCCACACGGGCTTCACCGGCACCAGTCTGTGGGTCGATCCCGCCGCACGGCGCTACGCCGTGCTCCTCACCAACCGCGTGCACCCGGCCAGGACGGGTGAGGGCATCACCGCCCTGCGCCGGGCCTTCCACGACATCGCCGCCCGCATGACCGTGGACGCCGCCGAGGACCGTCACGGCACCGGACAGGCCGGTGGCCGTGCCGGGACCCGGGACGGGGCGTAGCGCGCCCGCTCGCGTCACCGCACGGGGAAGGTCACACCGGTGAGTTCCTCGGAGACGGTCCACAGACGCTGCTGGACGTCCCGGTCGTGGGAGGCCGCGCTGGACTCGACCAGCTCCGGGTAACCGCGGACTTCGAGACGGCCGCCGGGGCCGTAGTACTGGCCGCCCCGCACCGCCGGGTCGGTGGCGGCCCGCAGGGTGGGCAGGGCTCCCATCGCGGCCTTCTGGGTGAGCAGCGGCGCGAGCCGGGCGACGGGCGCGCGGAGCACGGCGGGCGAGTTGCGGATGAGCTCGGTGTTGGACACGCCGGGATGGGCGGCCACCGCGACCGTGGTGCCGTGCGGCGCGAGCCGGCGCTGCAGCTCGTAGGTGAACATGAGGTTGGCGAGCTTGGCCTGTCCGTACGCGCCCATGCGACTGTACGAGCGCTCCCAGTTCAGGTCGTCGAAGTGGATGGCGGCCCGGATGCGGTGGCCGGCGCTGCTGACCGTGACGACGCGGGAACCCGGGACGTCGAGGAGGCGGTCCAGCAGCAGGCCGGTGAGGGCGAAGTGGCCGAGGTGGTTCGTGCCGAACTGCAGCTCGAAGCCGTCGGCGGTGGTCTGCTTCGGCGTGTACATCACGCCGGCGTTGTTGATCAACAGGTCGATGCGCGGATGGGCCGTGCGCAGGTCGGCCGCCGCGGACCGGACCGAGTCCAGGGAGGCCAGGTCGAGGGCCTGCACGGCGACGTCGCCGGTGATGCGTGCGGCGGCCTGCTTGCCCTTCTCGACGTCCCGTACGGCCAGGATCACCCGGGCGCCGCGCTCGGCGAGCATCCGGGCGGTCTCGAAGCCGAGCCCGGTGTTGGCCCCGGTCACGACCGCCACCCGGCCGCGCTGATCGGGAATGTGCTGTTCGTTCCACTTGCCACTCATGACGCACCCCTAAAGAACCATCGGTCTGTTACCCGCGAAGGTAAGAGACCACCGGTCCGATGTCAAGGGACCGCCGGTCTTTAAGTTAGGCTGCGGGCATGACTTTCCAGCGGGCGCGCAGTGAGGAGCAACGGGCGATTCGCCGTCGGGCGATCCTGGACACGGCGGCGGCGATGCTCGCCGAGATGCCCGTGGCCGAGGTCAGCCTCAACGAGCTGAGCCGACGGGTGGGCCTGGCCAAGTCGAACGTCCTGCGGTACTTCGAGTCGCGCGAGGCCGTCCTGCTCGAACTGCTGGACGACTTCCTGGGGAGCTGGCTCGAGGAGCTGGCGGACGAGCTGGCCTCGGGCATCGAGGCGGACGCGGCGCCGGAGGTGCGGGCACGCCAGTTGGCCGAGGTGCTCAGCCGGTCGCTGGCGAACCGCGTGACATTGTGCGACCTCTTCGGCGCGCAGGGCGGGGTTCTCGAGCGCAACGTCTCGGTCGAGGTGGTCAAGCGGCACAAGCGGGCCTCCCTCGCGAGGCTGGCGACCATGTCCGAGCTGCTGCGCCGCCATGTGCCCGAGCTCGGCGACGACACGCAGGTCTTCTGCCTGATGTGCCTGGCGTCGGCGGGCGCCCTGTCCACGTACGTCCCGCCGCCGCCCGGCGTCCTCGCCGCGTACGCGGAAGAGCCTGACCTCGGCGTGCTCCACATGGAGCTGCGGGACGCCCTGCGGCTTTCCTTCACCTCGTCCCTGCTGGGTGTGCTGCCGCGCACCTGAACGTCCCCACCCGGCCCGCCGGCGCGCGTTCGCCTACGGCCTGAACACCTTCGCCGCACCCCAGAGGGAGCCGGGGTTGGCGCGGTGCGGGTGGCGGGCGAGCATCGCCTCGTAGAACTCCAGGGCGTTCGACGTGGTCGCCAAGGTGTCCTCGACGTCGGCGAGGTAGTCGATCGACTGCTGCACGATCACCGGGTCGTCGTCGCGGTCGGGGTGCTTGTGCGCGGCGACGACATGCCGGGCGCCGAGGTCCTGGACGGCCCGCAGGGCGGCGACCCACTCGACCCGTGAGGCCGCGTCGGTCTCGGCGAGGTACATGTGGGTGTGGTTGTAGACGACGTCGCCGCCGACCACGAGCCGGGCGTCCGGGGCCCACAGGACGGTACTCCCCTTGGTGTCGGTGTGACCCGCCTCGACCACCCTCAGCTCGTGCCCTTCCAGGAGGATGTGGTCGCCTTCCAGCTCGTCCGGGACGACCGGGCGGGGGATCTGCCCGGGGAAGAGGCGGCCCCAGAAGCCGTCGCGGTAGTCGTCCCCGGCCTGGACGCGCGCACCCGCGACGGTCCCCGCCGTGGCCACCGCCCGCGCCCCGGGGAACGCGTCGAGCAGTTGCCCGATGCCGTAGAAGTGGTCGCCGTGGCCGTGCGTGACGTAGATGTGCGTCAGAGTGCGTCCGTGCCCCTTGATCCACTCGATCAGTTCGTCGTTCTGCTCGATCGTCGTGAAGGTGTCCACGAGGACGGCATCCCGTTCACCGAGGATCAAGGTCGCCGTGTTCATCACCCAGCGCAGATCAGACCCCTCCTCGGCGCTCTGCGGAAGGTCTCGGACGACTCCCTCCCGGCGGGCCAGCAGCGTGTCGTACCTCAGGTCTGTCATGGGTTCTCTCCTGAGTCGGTGGAGGTGATCACTGATGCGCGCAGCGCCCCGGAGGACAAGTTTCCGTCGTCCGCCCACTCGGCGCGCTTCGGCACGCCATTTAGATTACTGTTGTCATCTAACAGAGGGGCAATCCGAAGGTAAGAAGACGGCATGTGTCCGGTGCGTGCACGCCTCGACCTGTTGCCCCTCACACCAGGAGCGTGATTCGCTCTTCCGGGAGTATCACCAGGCGGAGTTGTGCGTCCGTACGGCTCAGCAGCCACACAGGGTGGAACGCCGGAACCTGCATCGCGCGAGTGTGACTCCGGGACGGGGTGCGGTGCGCCGGCTGCCGTCCGCAAGAGGCCCCCTTCGGCCCTCCGTCGGTCCAACTCCCCTAGTGCCCTGTCAGTCCATCAAGTGAGTGGCCACGCGCGCGCTGCGACGAAGGAGTCCGCGCGACACGCGTTCCCGCCCATGCGTCCGCGTGCCCCCGACCGGGGCCGAGGCACTCACCACACCGTCCGTACCGGTAAGGAAATCTTGTGAGCAACCCCCGTACGTTGATCGTCGGCGCCGGAATCTCCGGTCTGGCCCTGGCCAAGTCCCTGCTGGACCGTGGACTCCAGGTCGAGGTCGCCGAGCGGCGCGCCGACGACGGACAGGCCCTCGGTGCGGGCCTCTACCTGCCGGCGAACGCCGTCCGCGCCCTCCGGAGCATCGGCGTGGGGGACGAAGTGGCCAAGCGCGCGGAGCCGGTGGCCCGGCAGCGGCTCCAGGACCATCGCGGGCGCCTGCTGGCCGATTTCGAGGTGGGCAGCATCTGGGGTGAGGTCGGCCCCTGCCTGGCGATCACCCGCAGCGACCTGCACGAGGTGCTACGCGGAGCCGTTGACAACGATGTCGTCCGCTACGGCACCGCGGTGACCTCCGTCGACGACGACGGCACCGTGACCTTCGCGGACGGCGACACAGGGAAGTACGACCTGGTGGTGGGTGCGGACGGCGTCAACTCCGCCGTGCGGCGCTCCCTCTTCGGCGGTCCGGCTCCACGTTTCCTCGGCCAGCTGTGCTGGCGGTTCATCGCCGACGACGCCGGGATACCCGGGATCACCGACTGGACGGCACGCCTGGGCAGCAAGGGCCGTACGTTCCTGACGGTGCAGCTCGGCGGCGGCCGCGTCTACTGCTACGCCGACATCAACAGCCCCGTCGCCGCGGCCCCGGCCGGCGACTGGCGCACGCTCTTCGCCGACTTCGGCGGACCGGTGTCCCGTCTCCTGGAGCAGGGTGAGGACGCGTACTTCGCCGCGCTGCAGGAGAGCGAGAACACGGTGTGGACGCGCCCCGGCGCCGTCCTCGTAGGCGATGCCGCTCACGCCTTCTCCCCGAGCATGGCCCAGGGCGGCGCGATGGCACTCGAAGATGCCGTGGTCCTCGCCGGCACACTGGCCGACGCGCCTGATGTCACGGCGGCCCTCACCTCCTTCCAGGCCCGGCGGGCCGGCCGGGTCGCCTGGGTCGTGGCGCAGAACCACCGCCGCGACAAGGCACGCAATCTGCCGACGCCGCTGCGCAACCTCACCCTCCGCCGGGCCGGTGAGCGTCTCTTCAAGGCCAACCACGCCCCCCTGCACGCCCAGCCCTGACCTCCCCGCGCCTACCTGACACCGCGTCGGCGACCGGGAACAGCCGCCTGCCGGAGGGCACCTCTGCCCGCGGCCGGCAAGCGACCGTATAGATTATATATGACATCTATCACATGGACACGGGGGTGGCCGAGGCCACACAATGAGAGCGCGAGCGCCTCGCGGTGCCCGACCGGAGGCTGCCGGACGCGGGCGATCCCACCAGCATCGTTCACTCGATCCGTGCACATCCGCCGCCGCGTGCCGTCCGCGCGGCCGTGACCGCCACACGCGGACTCGGCGCGCACCGCCAGCCCTTGGAAACCGAGCATTCCGATCTCCCTCGAGTGGCCCGCCGACATCGGTCGCGTCTCCTCAAGGGACCGAACAGTCACCCCTGGAGCAATCTGTGAGCAACGCGACGGCCGGTCACCTGACCCCGGGCCCTCACCAAGTGGACGTGGACGGCCTCACCCAGCGCTACCACGTCCACGGATCGGGCCCGGTCTGCCTGGCCGTGCCCGGTGGCCCGGGTGTCGACTGGGCATCCCTGCGGACACCGGAACTCGAGGAGTTCCTGACCATGGTCTACGTGGAACCGCTGGGCACCGGCGACTCGCAGCGCCTCGCCTCGCACCCGCACGGCTACACCCGCGAGCGCTACACCCGCAGCCTGACCGGGCTGCTCGACCGGCTGGCACTCCCCCGCGTCTTCCTGCTCGGCCACTCCCACGGCGGTTTCGTCGCGCAGCACTTCGCGCTGCACCACCCCGACCGGCTGCACGGCCTGGTGCTGTACGAAAGCGCTCCCGTGACGGGTCCCGAGCACATGGCGGAGGCCGCCGCCAGAGTGGACGCGTTCGTCCGGCGGAACCAAGGCCGACCGGAGCTTCCCTCGGCGCTCGCCGCCCTGCAGGCCGTCGGATCCAGCACCGACGACGCCTCCGTCACCGCGGCCCTGCGCGGTCTGCTGCCGGTCTACTTCGCTCGGTACTGGGACCGCGAGGACGAGTTCCGCGCGTTCCGCTCCACGGTCACCTGCACCTACGTCTCGACGCAGCACGAGACGGGAGAACCCGACGTCATCGACGACAGGGACGCCCTGCCCAACCTCACCGTTCCCACGCTGGTCCTGGTCGGCCGCCACGACGTGATCTGCGGGCCGCGATGGGCCGAGGAACTCCACACGCTGATACCCGGGTCCCGGCTGGCCGTGCTGGAGGACAGCGGGCACCTCGGCCACGTCGAGGAACCCGAGGCGTTCGCGCGGGCCGTGCGCGGCTTCGTTGAGTCCACGCGGACGGATGCGGAGCCCCGTACCGGGGACGCCGTACCTGAGGAACTGCGGGGACTCTCCGGCCCGGTGCTCATGCCCGGCACGGACGAGTACGCCGCCGAGTGCGCCACGTTCAACCTCAACCTCTCCTTCCGGCCGGCCCTCGTCGTGGGGGCCGCCTGTGAGGACGACGTCCGGGCGGCGGTGCGGTTCGCCGCCGGCCGGGGCATGCCGATCGCGGTGAAGTCCTCGGGGCACCAGTTCGTGTCGCCGGCGGAGGACGCGGTGCTCATCACGACGGAACGGATGAAGCGTCTGACGGTCAACGGGGACCGGCGCACCGTCAGTGCCGAGGCCGGTCTGCGCTGGAGCGAGGTACTGCCGCGCACGGCGGACGCCGGCCTCACTCCCGTCGCGGGTTCCGCCCCCGAGGTCGGGGTGGTGGGGTACACCCTCGGAGGAGGCCAGAGTCCGCTGCTCGGCCGGACCCACGGATACGCGGCCGACCATGTGCGCCGCATGAACGTGGTGACGGCGGACGGCGAACTGCGCACGGTGGCACCGGACAACGAGCCGGACCTGTTCTGGGCGCTGCTCGGAGGGAAGGGCAACTTCGGTGTCGTGACCGAGATCGAGTTCGACGTCTTCCCCGTGACCCGCTTCTACGGCGGCGGCATCTACTTCGCCGGCGAGGACCTGGCCGCGGTGCTGGAGGCCTGGCGGTCGTGGCTGCCGACCGTGCCGGAGGAGATGACGACGTCCCTCGGTGTCCAGCGGCTTCCCGACCTGCCGGCGCTGCCCCCGCCCCTGCGAGGCGCGTTCGTCGTGCACGTGCGGATCGGCTACCTGGGGTCCGCCGCCGACGGCGAGAGGCTCGTGGCCCCGCTCCGCGCGGCGGCGCCGGTCCTCCTCGACGCGGTCGGAGAGAAGCCCGTCACCGCCGTCGGGGAGATCCACATGGACCCGGTGGAGCCGATGCCGTACTACGACCGGAGCCTGGCCCTGCGGGAGTTCCCCGAGAAGGCGGCGCAGGCCCTGGTGGAGCTCGTCGGGCCCGGCTCCGGCTGCCGGTTGGCGAACTTCGAGATCCGGGCGCTCGGTGGTGCGCTGGACCGGGAGCCGCGGATCGCCAACGCGGTGTCGATGCGGGGCATTCCGTTCGTCGTCTTCGGCTTCGCGGTCGGCGGTGACGACCGGGCGGACGACCTGAGGAGGGATCTGGCGAAGGTCGTGGACGGGCTGGCGCCGTGGGCGGCGGACCGGGGCATGGTGAACTTCCTCTCGCCGGACGAGGCCGCGGACACCGACGGCGTACGGGCCGTGTACGGGCCGGAGCGGTACGACAGGCTCGCCGAGGTGAAGCGGCGCCACGACCCCGCCAACCTGTTCCGCCACAACCACAACGTCCGACCTGCCTGAGCG contains these protein-coding regions:
- a CDS encoding ATP-binding cassette domain-containing protein is translated as MTNDRTPTDPSRRPAKDEPLLEIDGLSVDFRLETSVVHAVQDVSLHVRAGETLAVVGESGSGKSATALSVLRLNPSPPCVYPSGEIRFDGRDLLKLSEKELGKVRGRDIAMVFQDPMTCLDPLQRVGAQVAEVLRHHTGISRAEAKGAALAALDEVGIPDPALRYRQYPHELSGGLRQRVMIATALVARPRVLIADEPTTALDVTVQRQILDLLVTLQHKHDMAVVLITHDLAVVAETADRVVVMNQGKAVETGDVLDVFDRPADPYTRGLLAATPRLEAA
- a CDS encoding ABC transporter permease — protein: MTVMTPAAPDRATAKTPSGRSGSRAVALRALLRDKRAVVALAVLLLLIVAALFAPLIAPYDPSTQNLLLRLRPPAWQDGGSSAHLLGTDQLGRDMLSRVVHGARVSLLVGAGAALLAGVVGTAVGLASGYFGGWADRTLMRLADVQLAFPSLLLALAVVGFLGSGLWMVILVLGFTGWVSYARVVRSEVMSLRTRDFVTEARAIGVTDVTIMRRHLLPNVMAPLATIGTLHVAAAIVAEASLSYLGLGVPKETVTWGGMLADGQLYLGTSWWVAVFPGIALMLTSLTINITGDALRDVADPKAYRR
- a CDS encoding ABC transporter permease, with translation MSTLTLDTPPTPAATTAHRPDRTGLLRAVLKRLATALFVLLCTATVAFFLVRLSGDPVKILLPPDATAEQEQVLRHSLGLDQSLLTQYLDYLWGLLHLDFGDSLVYGQPVSEILADRLPATVELAAAALALTLVIAVPAGILAAMRRGRGTDHTVMTGVLLGQSTPPFWVGILLILVFAVWLRALPASGYGTFAHLILPAVTLAVYSVAVVARLLRSSLIDVLSSDHIRSARAKGFGPLQVVLRHGVRNASLPVVTVVGLEVGNLLGGAILTERVFSWPGVGQLTVEAISNRDFPLVQATVLFFAATFVVVNLLVDLSYSFLDPRVRTSR
- a CDS encoding ABC transporter substrate-binding protein; this translates as MERILQGRTMDRSRPSRRHVLRTGGLLLGALSAPALLSACGTTAAADRAGNVLRVSQPGDPKTLDPHKQGDMVSMNVLINMFDTLTTRGPDNRLHPRLALSWKATDARTWRFVLRPGVTFHNGEVCDARAVASSIERLLDPATKSPIVELRFVEGVTVVDRLTVDIHTTVHDPILPAKLSLFGGVVVPPRHLAEVGDAAFADHPVGTGPFTFTSWQRDHELRMRAHAGHWNGRPAVDGLVFSPAPNASSSLAALQSGGVDLVAGLTPDAAQQLDGYGGITIDGHTGIRTAYLSLNTLERGPLQDRRVRQALNHAIDVPLLIKAVLGGKATETPALVPRGSFGFDPTVKPFTRSVDTARRLLAEAGHPHGFSTTLTASNVDANVAEALSGLLARAGVDARVNLLDPGTYSARLTSDNRGALGPVYLAASTVWTMDGASIVQSNVRSDRRQSRWHSAEADRLIDVEELSEDPARRKAAFSDLQRLMRREAPFVFLYQTDNIFARNDRPRWTPGAAGVLAMESAEVTR
- a CDS encoding IclR family transcriptional regulator, giving the protein MVKAVNTRSGDQELVKGPVDKAMEVLEALVQPGGPHRLGEIARRTGLTKPTVHRHLRTMAEHGFAEPAEGGSYRPGPRLLGLAAAALSDSRVLELTRPVLADLRLRTGHVAFYAARHGSDAVYLELSEPAREYRMSTRPGHRSPLHACGVGLAILSVMPAGESAAVVDAPDLEARTHNTLTDPAALRAELARAALRGYAVDDEYDEPDVRSVAAPVLDAEGRPVGAIGVAGLSFTLDPGSVEVFGPMVRAAARTVSAGLGARTPALGVVDPTTGGEGA
- a CDS encoding serine hydrolase domain-containing protein — encoded protein: MSTLTELLAEGRRERVYSGAAWSVGHAHGPLDRGWTGSRSWDGPPLDGDDVWDLASVTKPIAGLAVMALAERGALGLDDTVGTYLPGYRGGDKADLTVRQLLTHTSGIPGQVPLYRDHPTRAALLDAVRLLPLTAAPGTRVQYSSQGFIILGLVAEAATGQPLDELVERLVCAPLGMRDTVFRPDAGRRARAVATEDCPWRRRLVVGEVHDENAVVLGGVGAHAGLFSTLADMERLGAALAAGGRDLLRPGTLALMTAPHTDGLALRRALAWQGRDPVDSPAGEVFGPDSYGHTGFTGTSLWVDPAARRYAVLLTNRVHPARTGEGITALRRAFHDIAARMTVDAAEDRHGTGQAGGRAGTRDGA
- a CDS encoding SDR family NAD(P)-dependent oxidoreductase produces the protein MSGKWNEQHIPDQRGRVAVVTGANTGLGFETARMLAERGARVILAVRDVEKGKQAAARITGDVAVQALDLASLDSVRSAAADLRTAHPRIDLLINNAGVMYTPKQTTADGFELQFGTNHLGHFALTGLLLDRLLDVPGSRVVTVSSAGHRIRAAIHFDDLNWERSYSRMGAYGQAKLANLMFTYELQRRLAPHGTTVAVAAHPGVSNTELIRNSPAVLRAPVARLAPLLTQKAAMGALPTLRAATDPAVRGGQYYGPGGRLEVRGYPELVESSAASHDRDVQQRLWTVSEELTGVTFPVR
- a CDS encoding TetR/AcrR family transcriptional regulator, which translates into the protein MTFQRARSEEQRAIRRRAILDTAAAMLAEMPVAEVSLNELSRRVGLAKSNVLRYFESREAVLLELLDDFLGSWLEELADELASGIEADAAPEVRARQLAEVLSRSLANRVTLCDLFGAQGGVLERNVSVEVVKRHKRASLARLATMSELLRRHVPELGDDTQVFCLMCLASAGALSTYVPPPPGVLAAYAEEPDLGVLHMELRDALRLSFTSSLLGVLPRT